The Nitratidesulfovibrio sp. genome includes the window GTGGCGGCAACGATGCGGATGTCCACCTCCACCTCTTCGGTGCCGCCCACGCGTTCGAAGCGGCGTTCCTGCAACACGCGCAGCAGCTTGACCTGCAATTCGGGGGTCAGCTCGCCTATTTCGTCCAGGAACAGGGTGCCGCCGCCCGCCTGCTCGAAGCGGCCACGGCGCATGGCCACGGCGCCGGTGAACGACCCCTTTTCGTGGCCGAACAGTTCGCTTTCCAGCACGCCGGGGTTCAGCGCCATGCAGTTGACGGAGACGAACGGCCCCTTGTTGCGGGGCGAGGAAAAGTGGATGGCCCGCGCCACCAGTTCCTTGCCGGTGCCCGATTCGCCCGAGATGAGCACCGTGGAACGGCTGGGCGCGGCGCGGTCGACCATGCTCAGGGTTTCGCGGATGGCCCTGCTTTTGCCGATGATCTGGTGCATGCCGTAGCGTTCTTCCAGATTTTCGCGCAGCACGCGGTACTGGCGGTGCATGCGCGAAAGCTCTGCGGCGTTGTGCACGGACAGCAGCAGTTCGTCGTTGGAGAAGGGCTTGGTGATATAGTCGAAGGCGCCGTACTTCATGACTTCCACCGCGCTTTCGATGGAGCCGAAGGCGGTCATGATCAGCACGGGAATGTGCGGCCAGTTCTTCTTGACCTGTTCCAGCACCTCGCGCCCGGTGATCTTCGGCATCTTCATGTCGGTGACGATGACGTCGACCTCCGACTCCTCCAGAAAGGCCAGGCCGGTCTCCGGGTCGTTGAGCGCGGTGACGGTGTAGCCCGCGTCGGTCAGCAGGGCCTCGAGCACGAGCAGGTAGTTCTTCTCGTCGTCGAGCACGAGCAGATGCGTCTTTTCGTTCATGATGGATCCGGTTGCGGTGTGCTGGTGCCGGGCGCGCTGGCCCGGCGGTGCCAGGGGAGGTTCAAGGGACAGAAATAGGGCCGGAAGGCCGCGCGCGCAACCCGAGAGTGGGCGTTTGCCGCAGATCGGGCATGATGGCCCGCGATCCGGCACGCGGCGCGGCGGGCAGCGGGTGGCGTTGCGCCCGTTGCGCCCGTTGCCCCCTTTGCGCGGATGTCTGCGCCGCCCCCCCCCGGGGGGCTATTCGGTGCGCAGGGGCAGGCGCACGTACACCACGGCGCCGCCTTCGGGCGCGTTGTCGATGCGCAGGCTGCCGCCGTGGCTGGTGATGATGGAATTCACGATGGGCAGGCCAAGGCCGGTGCCGTCATCCTTGGTGGTGAAGAACGGGTCCAGCAGCCGTTCGCGGTTGGCCGGGTCGAAGCCGGGGCCGCTGTCGCGAAAGGCCAGTTCCGCCGCGTCGCCGTCGCGGCGGGCGGTGACGGTGACCGTACCGGGGCCGTCCATGGCCTGCAACGCGTTGACCATGATGTTGTAGAACGCGCGGTACAGCAGGTCCCCGTCGCCGGAAACGGTGATGTCCGGTTCGATCTCGCGGGCCACGGTGACTTCGCGGCGGGCCAGTTCGCCTTCCAGGAACCCCAGCACGCGGTCGAGCACGGCGTCGGTTTCCACCGGGTCCTGCCGGGGCTGGCGGGGGCGGGCGTAGTCCAGAAAGTCGTTGACGGTCTGGCTGAGCCGCTTGGCCTCGTCGTAGATGGCTTGCAGGATGCGCGCGGTGACCGGGTCCGAACTGCTGGGGCGCTTCAGCAGCAGTTCCGCGCTGGAGCGGATGATGCCCAGCGGGTTGCGGATTTCGTGGGCGATGCTGGCCACCACGCGGCCCATGCCCGCCAGTTTTTCGTGCTGGTGCAGTTCCCGCTCCAGGCGCTGCTTTTCCTGCATGCGCTCGGCCATTACCCGTTCGGCGCGGCGGATGAACACCAGCAGCATGCCGAACAGCACCAGCGACGAAAGGCTGGCCGTGCCGATGATCAGCCACTGGAAGGCGAGGATCGAGCGCGTGTCGTTGGTGATGTCCTGGGTCATCTCCAGCACGCCCATGATGGGCCCGTCGTCGTCATCGTCGATGCGGCCCAGCCGGTTTTCCACGCGCAGGGGGTAGGTGGTGCGCAGAATGAAGCTGCCCGGCTCCAGCCGGGGAATGAACAGCGCCCGCCAGAACGGGATGTCGCCATCTATGGTGTAGCTGGGGTCTTCGTCGCGCAGGGCCACGGTCACTTCCGGCCCGGCCAGGTCTGCCCGGCCAAGGTCTGCCCGGTCTGTGGAATACGACACGAGCTTGCCGTGATCGTAGATGCGCACCCGCGAAACCTGCAAGCCGTGGATAACCGACTGCACCAGCTGGTCCAGCCGTTCGTACTGCACCGGCTGGCGCAGGGCGATGCGCCCGAAGCCCACCAGCGTGGGCAGGGTGAAGCGCCGGTAGATCTGGTGGTTAAGGTTTTCGGCCAGCAGCGAGGCGAATTCCTGCTGCTTGCGGAACATGGTGTTGCGCGCCGAATCGGTGATGACCACGGACATCACGATGCTGGTGGCCAGAATGAGCACCAGCGATACCCACGACAGAAAGCGGGCGAAGCCGAAGGGCAGGCCCCCCGGCAGTTCGAAACGGCGCGGCACCGGCTAGAACTCCTGCGATTGTTCGGCCCGGCCAAGGAAGGCGGCAAGGTCTGCCTCTTCCGCCGGGTAGCCGGGGGCGCCCAGCCGGGCGTTGGCAAGGCGCTTGCCAAGTTCCACGGCGGGCTGGTCCAGCGGGTTGATGTTCATGAGCCAGCCGGTGAACAGGGTGGCCAGTTCCAGCAGGCCCATCAGGCGGCCCGCTGCGGCTTCTCC containing:
- a CDS encoding sigma-54 dependent transcriptional regulator; amino-acid sequence: MNEKTHLLVLDDEKNYLLVLEALLTDAGYTVTALNDPETGLAFLEESEVDVIVTDMKMPKITGREVLEQVKKNWPHIPVLIMTAFGSIESAVEVMKYGAFDYITKPFSNDELLLSVHNAAELSRMHRQYRVLRENLEERYGMHQIIGKSRAIRETLSMVDRAAPSRSTVLISGESGTGKELVARAIHFSSPRNKGPFVSVNCMALNPGVLESELFGHEKGSFTGAVAMRRGRFEQAGGGTLFLDEIGELTPELQVKLLRVLQERRFERVGGTEEVEVDIRIVAATNKNLQEEVEKGNFREDLFYRLNVVHIALPPLRERREDIPLLVAHFVDKLARENGVTPKTFTPEALDYMTGYEWPGNIRQLQNVVERCLVLVSGDTIRVDDLPPELRDEESQLKSAVDLLPVQLDLADTLERIEAALIRRALVRADFVQVKAAELLAISKSLLQYKLKKYNITGH
- a CDS encoding ATP-binding protein, encoding MPRRFELPGGLPFGFARFLSWVSLVLILATSIVMSVVITDSARNTMFRKQQEFASLLAENLNHQIYRRFTLPTLVGFGRIALRQPVQYERLDQLVQSVIHGLQVSRVRIYDHGKLVSYSTDRADLGRADLAGPEVTVALRDEDPSYTIDGDIPFWRALFIPRLEPGSFILRTTYPLRVENRLGRIDDDDDGPIMGVLEMTQDITNDTRSILAFQWLIIGTASLSSLVLFGMLLVFIRRAERVMAERMQEKQRLERELHQHEKLAGMGRVVASIAHEIRNPLGIIRSSAELLLKRPSSSDPVTARILQAIYDEAKRLSQTVNDFLDYARPRQPRQDPVETDAVLDRVLGFLEGELARREVTVAREIEPDITVSGDGDLLYRAFYNIMVNALQAMDGPGTVTVTARRDGDAAELAFRDSGPGFDPANRERLLDPFFTTKDDGTGLGLPIVNSIITSHGGSLRIDNAPEGGAVVYVRLPLRTE